Sequence from the candidate division KSB1 bacterium genome:
TTTCAGCGGCGGTCCTCAAAGCCGCTTCCATCACGCCGCCGGTGGTGCCGAACAAGTCCGCCGCACCGGTCGAAAAGCCGAGCGGCAGATCGAACTCCCCATCCGGCAGCCGCGTAAAGTCGATGCCGTAAGCCTTGATCATCCAGATCAGTTCGCGCGTTGTCAGCACGGCGTCGGTATACGGATACCCTTCAGGCGCAAAATGCTCCGGCCGTTCGATTTCGAACTTTTTGGCCACGCAGGGCATGATGCCAACCACGTAAATGGACCGAGGATCTATGCCCCGCTTTTCCGCATAGTAGGTTTTGAGCATCGTCGACAGCATCTGCATGGGCGACTTGCAGGAGGAGGCATTGGGGATGAGTTCTGGATAGAAATGCTCCATGAACTTGATCCAGCCGGGCGAGCAGGAGGTCAACAGCGGCAGATTCTCGCCTTTTTTCAGCCGTTCGGCCAATTCGTTCGCCTCTTCGACAATGGTCAAGTCGGCGCCGAAATTGGTGTCGAACACCGCATCGAAGCCCAGACGCCGCAAGGCGGTCACGGTCTTGCCGGTGCAGGGAGTCCCCGGCGGCAGGAAAAAGCCCTCGCCGATGGCGGCACGGATGGCGGGCGCAAGTTGGGCAATGACGATCTTGTTCGGATCGGCCAACGCATTCCAGACCCTTTCGGTATGCGGCTTTTCCAAGAAAGCGGCCGTCGGACAGACGTTGATGCAGACCGAATCCGCCATGCCGTCTTCGAATGCCGGCGCCACTACCGTATGAAAGCCGCGGTGCAGCTGACTCAAGTTATGGATGCCCTGTACCTCGGAACAGACGCGAACGCAACGACGACAGAGAATGCACTTTTCGGCGTTCCGGATCACCGAGGCGCTCGAAGACTCGATGGGGTGCTGTTTGCGCCTGCCCTCATAAAGCCGTTCGCGTACGCCGAGACTGTAGGCCAGGTTCTGCAGCTCGCAGTTGCCGTCGCGCTCGCAGGTTTGGCATTCCATGGGATGATTATCGAGGATCAATTCCACAATGTCCCGACGCGCCATGCGAATCTCGGGCGAGTTGGTGCGGATGCGCATGCCGTCCCACACCTTGGTCGAGCAGGAGGTGATGTACTTGTTGCTGCCCTCCACTTCGACGATGCAGACGCGGCAGGCGCCCTCGACGGAGAGATCGGGATGATAGCACAGCCGCGGAATGCGGATGCCGATCTGCTCCGCCGCCTGCATGATGGTCGTCTCTGCCGAAACGGTCAGCTTTTCATCATCGATATATATTTCAACGTTCTTCATATGCCAAGCTCACCTTGTCGTTTCTATGTCTTTTGTTACAATTTGGCAACGGCGTTGAACTTGCAGACATTGAAGCACTCGCCGCATTTGATGCATCGGCTCTGATCGATGACGTGCAGCTGCCGCGGTTTGCCGCTGATGCAGGCGACCGGGCAACGCCGCGCGCACAACGTGCAGCCCGTACACTTGTCGGTAATCTCGTAGCGGATCAGCTTGGCGCACCGATGCGCCGGACATCGCTTTTCCACCACATGGGCGACAAACTCGTCACGGAAATTCTGCAGCGCGCTGAGGACCGGATTGGGCGCCGTCATTCCCAAGCCGCACAAGGAAGATTTTTGCACGACCCGACCGAGTCGCTCCAGCTTGTTCAAATCTTCCAGCGTTCCTTCGCCGTCGGCAATTCGCTCCATGATCTCGAGCATGCGCAGCGTTCCTTCACGGCAGGGAACGCACTTGCCGCACGACTCGCTCTGAGTGAACTCGAGAAAATATTTGGCGGTCTGCACCATGCAGTCGGTTTCATCGAGCACAATCATGCCGCCGGAGCCCATAATCGAACCTAGAGCCGCCAGGGCTTCGTAATCCACCGGCGTATCGAGCTTGTCCGCCGGAATACAGCCGCCGCTCGGGCCGCCCGTCTGCACCG
This genomic interval carries:
- a CDS encoding NADH-dependent [FeFe] hydrogenase, group A6, whose amino-acid sequence is MKNVEIYIDDEKLTVSAETTIMQAAEQIGIRIPRLCYHPDLSVEGACRVCIVEVEGSNKYITSCSTKVWDGMRIRTNSPEIRMARRDIVELILDNHPMECQTCERDGNCELQNLAYSLGVRERLYEGRRKQHPIESSSASVIRNAEKCILCRRCVRVCSEVQGIHNLSQLHRGFHTVVAPAFEDGMADSVCINVCPTAAFLEKPHTERVWNALADPNKIVIAQLAPAIRAAIGEGFFLPPGTPCTGKTVTALRRLGFDAVFDTNFGADLTIVEEANELAERLKKGENLPLLTSCSPGWIKFMEHFYPELIPNASSCKSPMQMLSTMLKTYYAEKRGIDPRSIYVVGIMPCVAKKFEIERPEHFAPEGYPYTDAVLTTRELIWMIKAYGIDFTRLPDGEFDLPLGFSTGAADLFGTTGGVMEAALRTAAEKLTGKPLTDLNFTQVRAVEGLREATIRFGEYELNVAVANGLNNAKTILEKVKAGEKQYHLVELMACPGGCIGGGGQPYPPPGYYVLDKEINRLRAGALYSIDEAKTVRKSHENPYILKLYEEYLGEPGSHKAHELLHTTYTAREPKGIK